A portion of the Waddliaceae bacterium genome contains these proteins:
- a CDS encoding aminotransferase class III-fold pyridoxal phosphate-dependent enzyme: HSDEDLVLAAVDAALTDVAIQGHLQPGKEYLSFLKVITKVSGFDHCVMTTSGALACENALKLAFAKKTSASRVLAFEKCFMGRTLATTQISDIGSCKDILPNTLDVDYIPFYNHNDPEKSTNDAINAIEGHIAANPGAYAALCVELVQGNGGIYPGTHDFFSAVMAIAKKHDIAVVIDEVQTFGRTPQIFAFQHFGLEEYADIVTFGKFSQVCGTLFNEYYRPPPRLISQTFASSATALAVGKVIIEKLVSGDFLGEDGKISLYHKHFVKNLEVLSERYPGTISGPYGLGGMVAFTYRAGDKEATTSFVEKLYDAGVIAFTAGGTPKRVRFLLPVGVITVEDIDAVVEIIEKTLIIDN; encoded by the coding sequence CATAGCGACGAAGACCTCGTCCTTGCTGCTGTAGATGCTGCTCTAACAGATGTAGCTATACAAGGACATCTTCAACCTGGCAAGGAATATCTTTCTTTTCTTAAGGTTATCACGAAGGTTTCAGGTTTTGACCATTGTGTTATGACAACGTCTGGTGCTTTAGCCTGCGAGAATGCTTTGAAGCTTGCTTTCGCGAAGAAAACGTCGGCATCGCGGGTTCTTGCTTTCGAGAAATGTTTCATGGGAAGGACGTTGGCGACGACACAGATCTCCGACATCGGCAGCTGCAAAGACATTCTTCCTAACACCCTCGACGTCGACTATATACCTTTTTATAACCACAACGATCCTGAGAAGAGCACCAACGACGCTATTAATGCCATAGAAGGGCATATCGCCGCTAACCCCGGCGCTTATGCTGCTTTATGTGTAGAACTCGTCCAGGGCAATGGTGGCATATACCCTGGGACGCATGACTTTTTCTCTGCTGTAATGGCTATAGCGAAGAAACACGACATCGCGGTCGTTATCGACGAGGTACAGACGTTCGGAAGGACTCCTCAGATTTTCGCCTTCCAGCATTTTGGCCTGGAAGAATATGCTGATATTGTCACCTTCGGGAAGTTTTCACAGGTGTGTGGCACTCTCTTCAACGAGTATTATCGTCCACCACCGCGCCTTATAAGCCAGACGTTCGCTTCTAGTGCTACGGCGTTAGCTGTTGGGAAGGTCATCATCGAAAAGTTGGTGTCTGGAGATTTCCTTGGCGAAGACGGTAAGATATCGCTATACCATAAGCATTTCGTTAAAAACCTCGAAGTCCTTTCTGAGCGGTATCCCGGAACAATTTCAGGGCCTTATGGTTTAGGTGGCATGGTGGCATTCACCTATCGCGCTGGCGATAAAGAAGCGACGACATCGTTCGTCGAGAAGCTCTATGATGCTGGTGTCATTGCCTTCACTGCCGGCGGCACACCGAAAAGGGTGAGATTTCTGTTGCCAGTAGGTGTTATTACCGTCGAAGACATCGAC